A stretch of DNA from Mesorhizobium onobrychidis:
AAGAACATGCCGGTGTGGCGTGAAAAATACCCCGGCGTCGAGAACCTCAAGGTCGCGGTGATGGGTTGCATCGTCAACGGTCCGGGTGAATCCAAGCATGCCGATATCGGCATTTCGCTGCCCGGTACCGGCGAGACGCCGACGGCGCCGGTGTTCGTCGACGGCAGCAAGGCGGCGACGCTGCGCGGCCCTTCGATTGCCGCCGACTTCGAAAAAATGGTCGCCGATTATATCGAGCAGCGGTTTGGGCAACCTGGCAAGGCTGCGGCGGAGTAGGTCGATGCGGCGCTTCCCCTGGGCGACGCCGATTTTGCTTGGTGGATTGGTTTTGCTTGGTGGGCTGGGCTGGGCGACAGCCGCCCACGCCGATCCGCCGCGCCCCGCTAAGCAGCGGCTGCTCGACCGTGTTTGCAACTTGATCGAGGCCCATGCGGATCAAAACGGCCTGCCCAAGGATTTCTTTGCCCGGCTGATCTGGAAGGAAAGCCGCTTCGATCCCAATGCGGTCAGTCCGGTGGGCGCCGAAGGCATAGCCCAGTTCATGCCGGGCACCGCCAAGATACGCGGTCTCGCCAATTCCTTCGATATCGGGCAGGCCATCCCCGCCTCGGCAAAATATCTCGCCGAAATGAAAACCGGCTTCGGCAATCTGGGCCTGGCGGCCGCCGCCTACAATGCCGGTGAAAGCCGGGTATCGCGCTGGCTGAGTTCCGGTGGCTTCCTGCCGATGGAGACCGAAAACTACGTTCTGGATATCATGGGCGAGCCGGCCGACAGGTTCACCGACACCGCCTATGCCGGCACCATCCAGCCGCTCGACAAGAAAGCGAGTTTCGCGGTCGCCTGCCGCAAGCTGCCGGTGATCAAGTCCCAAACCGTGGCCATGGCGTCGATCAACATCAAGCCGTGGGGCGTGCAGGTGGCCGGCAATTTCCGCCGCGTCGCCGCGCTCAATCAATGGAATGGTGTGAAGCGCCGGTTTCCGGCCTTGCTTGGCGGGCATAATCCGGTGGTCAGCCGGGTGCGCTCGCCGATCGGCAGGCGCGGCATCTATGCGGTCCGGATCGGCGCCGACTCCAAAGCCAAGGCCGACAACATCTGCCAGAAACTGCAAAGCGTCGGCGGTGCATGCATTGTGGTGCGGAATCGGTAGGGGCATCGACTGATTGGCCGCCAACCGCCGAAGCTGTGCTTTCATTTCACGAATTCTGCTGATCCATGGCTCGAGCTATAGGCCCACGATGACCGACCGTCTCTACAGCGATCCCGATCTCGTCCAGTTCTACGATATCGAGAACGAAGGCGGCGTGGACTTCTACTATTGCGTCGGCTTTGCCAAGCATGCGGGCTGCGTTCTCGACCTCGGCTGCGGCACCGGACAATTGGCCGCCGCGCTCGCCGACCGGCGCAGCGTGACCGGTGTCGATCCGGCGCCGGCGATGCTCGATATCGCCCGCCGCAGAGCCGGCGGGCAGAGGGTCGACTGGGTCGAGGCCGATGCGCGAAACGTCCGGCTCGGACGACGCTTCGATCTGGTGCTTTTGACCGGGCACGCCTTCCAGGTGTTCCTCACGCCAGAAGATCGAGAGGCGGTGCTTCGCACGATCGCTGCTCATCTGGCTCCCGATGGGCGCTTCATCTTCGACACGCGAAATCCAGCCGCGGAGGAATGGCTCGAGTGGACGCCGGAACGGTCCGAACGGGAACTGAGTCATCCCGGATTGGGCACGGTAAGAGCGTGGAACGATTTCCGGCACGATCCCGCTACCGGTGTCGTCACTTACTCCACCCATTACCAAATTCCCGACAGCGGACGGGTGCTCAGCGCCGAATCGAAAATCGCCTTCCCGACAAAGGAAAGCCTTGCGCAGATGCTGGACCAGACCGGGCTGGTCGTCGAAGAATGGCTCGGCAGCTGGCGTGGCGAGCCATACGCTCCGACATCGCCCGAAATCATTCCGATCGGCCGGCTGCGCTAGCCCGGACGTTGCTCCTTGAGCGGTTCCTCATCTTTGCCGTGACCGAATGAGCACGCGGACGATCCGAAGGCATAACCGGCCAATTGCGGCGCTGCGCTGGCGACGTACCCACCGATGCAGTTCGTGAGCATCGCGAAATGGAATAGATGACATGGACCGGCAAGAAACGATGGGTGTGTTCCTGTCGGTTGTCGAGGAAGGCGACTTCTCGGCGGCGGCGCGCCGGCTGCGGATGACCCCCTCGGCCGTCAGCAAAATCGTAGGTCGCCTTGAATCCCGTCTCGGCGTACGCTTGCTGCAACGCTCGACGCGGCGCATCAGCTTGACGGCGGAAGGCAGCACCTATGCCGACAGCGCTCGCCGTATCCTGAACGACATCAAAGAGGCTGAAATCGCGATTCAACCCGGCGCAGAGCCGCGCGGCCGGCTGCGCGTCAGTCTTCCGAGCGCCTTCGGCCATCGTTTGATCGTGCCGTTGTTGCCGGCTTTCATCGACCGTTATCCGGCCATTGAGCTCGAGCTGATGTTTACAGATGCGATTGTTGACCTACTGGCTGAGGAGACGGACGTCGCCGTGCGTGTTGCCGCCCAGAGCGATTCCAGGCTGGTGGTGCGGCGGCTGGCGCCCAATCACCGTGTCATTTGCGCGTCAGCTCGGTATCTCGAAAAACACGGCACACCGATGACGCCAGGCGACCTTCAACATCATACATGTCTCGGCATCACATCACGCGGCGGCCTCAACATCTGGGAATTCGATGGCCCGGAAGGTCCGCAAAGCATGCGTATCCGCAGCCCAATAGAGGCCAACAGCACCGAAGCCCTGCGCCGGCTGGCGCTCGCCGGTGTCGGCATCATCCGCATGTCGGAGATATTGGTCGGGCCGGATATCAGGGTAGGCAGGCTGACCGCATTGCTCACCGAATACAATCATCATGACGGACCGCCAATCTGCGCTGTTTATCCGCCTGGTCGAATTCTGTCGCCGCGTGTGCGCGTGTTCGTGGATTTTCTGGCCGAACAGTTCACCAACCCTCCTTGGCTACACGGCGCGCCGTAAGACGTCGGGAGTGCAGTTGGAACAGCGTCAGCTGTTGCGGGCCGCCACGAATTTCGCTGCCTGCTTCAGAAGCACGGCGTCTTCGCCATAGGGATGAAGCAAGGCGTGGGCCTGGTCGACGAGGCCTTGAAGCTGGTCCCGCGCCCAGTTGGCGCCGTGCAGTGCCACCAGCGTCGCCTTGCCGGCGGCGGCATCCTTGCCGGTCGCCTTGCCCATCTGGTGCGCATCCGCCGTCAGATCGAGCAGGTCGTCGGCAAGTTGAAAAGCAAGCCCGATCGCCGAGCCGAACTCCGCCAGTCTTTCACGGTCGGCCGCTGGTGCGCCGGCAAGGATTGCGCCCGCCTCGCAGGCGAAGCGGATCAACGCGCCGGTCTTCATCGCCTGAAGCCGGATGATGCCGGCTTCGTCCGGCCTGATACGCTCGGCTTCGAGATCGAGCATCTGGCCGCCGACCATGCCGCCGGCTCCGGCGGCGCGGGCCAGCGCCAGCACCAGCGCCGCCCGTCGCTCGGCCGGCAGCATCGTCGCTTCGTCGGCAATGATGTCGAAGGCGAGCGCCAGCAAGGCGTCGCCGGCGAGGATGGCGGTCGCCTCGTCGAAGGCCTTGTGCACGGTCGGCTGGCCGCGGCGCAAATCGTCGTCGTCCATGGCCGGCAGATCGTCATGGATCAGCGAATAGCAATGCACGCATTCGAGCGCGGCCGCCACGCGCAGCGCCGCCTCGCCGTCGGCGGAAAACAGCGCGGCGCTTTCCATGACCAGGAAAGGGCGCAGGCGCTTGCCGCCGTTCAGTACGCCGTGGCGCATCGCCTCCATCAGACGCTGCGGCCGCTCGATCTCGCCTGAAAGCGGGCGGTCGCCGAGCAGCCGCCTGAGCAGCGCCTCGATCGGCCCTGTGCGTGCGACAAGCGCTGCCTCGAACGGTATTTGATCGTCTTTCGTCATGCCGGGGACGGGTAGCCGACACTCAGACGTTGCGCAAGAAGCCAAGCGCCATTATGCCGGGGCAGGGAGCAGCATGGATTGAGCGGCTTGGCGGAACCGATCGTCGATCACGAAACCGAAGGGCTGGACATGGTGAGGCCGAAACGCGGCAACCGCATCGGTCTCAAACGTTGGCCCCGGCACTGGGTCCGGCGCGGTATCACCGTCGCCGTCGTGCTGGCGCTGATGCCGGTGGTGTTGACCTTTCTGTATCTGCCGCCGTTCGTGCATCCGGTATCGACACTGATGCTGAAGGATCTGGCGACGTTTTCCGGCTATGACCGGCGCTGGGTCTCGATCGACGATGTGGCGCCGGCGCTTGCGAATTCGGTCATCATGTCGGAGGACGGGCAGTTCTGTTTCCATCGCGGCATCGACCTTGGCGAGTTGAGGGGCGTCGTCGACGACGCGCTGGCCGGCGAGATGACGCGCGGCGCATCGACCATTACCATGCAGACCGTGAAGAACCTTTATCTGTGGTCGCGGCCGCTGGGCTCGGTCCGGAAAGTCGTCGAACTGCCGCTGGCCGTCTATGTCGACATGGTGATGTCGAAACGGCGCATCATGGAAATCTATCTCAATATCGCCGAATGGGGGCCGGGCATCTATGGCATCGAGGCCGCCGCCCAGCACCATTTCGGGGTTTCGGCAAAACGATTGTCGCGTCGCCAGGCGGCGCTGCTTGCCGTCACCTTGCCGAACCCGATCGCACGCAACCCGGCGAAGCCCGGACCGGGGCTGAGACGGCTGGCGGCGCTGATCGAGCGGCGCGCAGGCCGGTCCGGCGCCTATGTCGGCTGTCTGCGTTAGCTTAAAAAAATTTGCGGCAGCGCTGGCCAAAACGGCGCAGGGCGTGTATAGGCACCCGACTTTCTCAGATTCCGGCCCCTGACGCGGCCCTTTCACGAGGGCAGCCGGGGCATTTTGACCATGTAGCGGAGCATATCCATGGCCGTACCGAAACGAAAAACCTCTCCGTCGAAGCGCGGCATGCGCCGTTCGGCCGACGCCTTGAAGGCCCCGACCTATGTCGAGGACAAGAATTCCGGCGAGATGCGCCGCCCGCACCATATCGACATGAAGACCGGTATGTATCGCGGTCGCCAGGTTCTGGAGCCGAAGGAAAGCTGAGAACGCTTTCGACGGTTTTGTGACTCCCGAAGACCGGCCATTGCGCCGGTCTTTTTGCATTTGGCTCAGATGATCGCCCACCGAACCATTTCAGGCAGCCCAGCAGCCGTATCGGATGGCAGCCGGGCCGGCTGGCACTGTTATTTCGCACGGTCTTTGTCCGTGTTCGCGGTCACGTACGAAATTTCTTGACGGCGAACGCCGAGCGCATACTAGAGAAGGCTGTCCAACCGGAGCCGCCTGATGTTCGGTGCCATCCCGCTGCTGATCGTGCCCTTCGTCCTCTATAATCTCGGGCTTCTGGGAATATTCGGCGGCGGCGACGACCCCTGGGCAAGCGAAATGTTCTCGATCCGCATGATGTCGGGCGGGGTGTTCTCGATGACGCTCGGCGATCTGATCGTGCTGATCGGGCTGATCCTCTTTTTCATCGAAATCGTGAAATCGACGCGCACGTCAAACGCTTCGGTCATGGACCACCTGTTGTCGACCTTCGTCTTCGTGGCGTTCCTGGTCGAGTTCCTGCTGGTGAAGGGTGCGGCGCACTCGGTCTTCTTCACGCTGATGGTCATCGCACTGGTCGACGTCCTGGCCGGTTTCTCGGTGTCGATGCGGGCGGCCACTCGTGACATAAACGTGAACTAGAGGCCCGGCCTGAGCCCGGATCGGCGGTGAAGCCAGCCGTCTTGATGCCTGCGGTGGCGGCTGCGTTGAATCAGCGCGTGATCTTTTCCGGAAACCGATTCCGGTTTCCAGCGTCATGCGCAAGGAACCAGCTCTATTTTTTCTTGGCGCGCGGCTTCTTTGCCGGAGCAGCCGGCGCATTGGCGAGATCTTCCGCTTCCTTGGCGAGGCGCAGCGCCCTCAGTTTGCTGGTCTTTATCTGGCGGGCGTCGCTCTCGGCGACATATTCCGCCATCGCCTTCTGACGAACCGTGGCTGCCTCTTCCTGCTTCTTGAAACGCAAATCGGCCCGCGCGCGAGCAGTATCCTTAGAGTTCTCAACCAAGGGCTTTTTCCAATCCCGTAAATTATAGCTTTCAATCTCTTTAATAGCAGAGCCGGTCTGCGATGGGGAAAATAAGTTGGTCAGGCGTCAGGATCGCACCCGGCGCCCGGCGCCTTTCGGGCGACAACCGCCTCGTATCCAGCCTGCAAACTCGCACGCACGGTGGCATCCGGCGGCGTATCGGAAGGCGTGCCCAGATGTTCATGGCGCAGTTCGTCCATGAACTTTTCCCACATCGGCGGGCCGCCCTTTTCCAGAAGCTCGGAGCGGATCGAGAGTTCCTCGCTGACCGGCAGCCAGACGCGACCCCAGGCGCCGAGATGCGCCAGGATCGGCACCAGCGTTATCGCCATTTCGGTCAGGCTGTAGATCGCCTTCTGCTTGTGAGTGGGATCGTCGGCCCTGGTCAGCATGCCGAGCTCCATCAGCCGCTTCAGCCGATCGGCGAGGATGTTGGAAGCGATGCGTTCCAGCGATCCGTTGAGCAGGTCGCGAAAGTGGCGTTTGCCGCCGAAAATCATGTCGCGAAGAATGATCAGGCTCCACCGGTCGCCAAACACTTCAAGCGACAGGTTGATCGGGCACCCAGACCGGCGATCGATGCTCATGCGATTCTCCGAAAGAAACCGGTTGCATTATCATATCAGTTTTATTATCGTGCAACTGATTGCAAAATGCAATCAGTTTATAGAGAGGAGACTGCGATCATGATGAAGGCTGCGGAACCCGAAATCGCGTCCCAGACATTTGGCGACCCCGCGCACCCATCGGTGCTGCTGATCATGGGCGCCATGGCTTCTATGCTCTGGTGGCCGGAGGCGTTCTGCCGGACACTGGCCGGCAAGGGCCTGTTCGTGATCCGCTATGACAATCGCGATACCGGCCGTTCGATCAAATATGCGGCGGGCGAGCCGCCGTACAAATTCGACGACATGGCGGACGACGCCATCCGCGTTCTCGACGGCCATGGCGTCGCGAAAGCTCATGTGGTCGGCATGTCGATGGGCGGCATGATCGCGCAGCTTGTGGCGCTGAAATATCCATCGCGGGTCGCCTCGCTTACGGCGATCAGCACTTCTCCTGTAGGAATCGACACGTCGCATCTGCCTGGCACGACCGAGGCCTATACGAAGCATTCGGCCGAAGGCGCGAAGGTCGACTGGTCTGACCGAGCCCAGGTGGTCGACTTCATCGTCAAGGACGCGCATGCGATCGCAGGCACCGCGCATCCCTTCGACGAGAAGCGAACGAGGGCTTTCGTCGAACAGGACTACGACCGGTCCGGCGGTTTTCTAAGCGCGACCAATCATTTCATGCTCAAGGGCGGGGAGGACTGGAAGGGGCGGCTGGGTCAAATGACGGCGCCGCTCCTCGTTATCCACGGCACCGAGGATCCGATCTTTCCGGTCGAGCATGGCGCCGCTCTGGCCGAAGCAGTTGCCGGCGCGAGGCTTGTCCGCATTGAAGGCGGCGGCCACGAACTCCATCCCGACGATTGGGCCGCAATCGTTGATGCCATCGTCGCCCATAGCCAAGCCCAGATAAGCGCGGAGCCGGACCTTGACACACCATCGGCAATAGTTAAGTAATCGCTTCAGTGTTGAGCTCTGTAAACCATGCAGCGGCGAACCACCAAAGGAACGAGCAAAACAATGTCCTTGACGATGCATCTCCATCCGCTGGCCTCCTTCTGCTGGAAGCCGCTGATCGCGCTCTATGAGAACGGCACGCCGTTCACGTCGGTCGTCGTCGATCTCGGCAATGAACAGTCGCGCGCGGCTTTCCTGAAATTGTCGCCGGCGGGCAAGATGCCGGTGCTGCGCGATGAAGCGCTGGACCGGACGGTGCCGGAATCGACGATCGTCATCGAATATCTCAACGCGTATTATCCCGGACCGGTCGAGCTGATCCCTGCCGATATCGATCTCGCCCGCCAGACCCGCCTCGCCGACCGCTTCTATGACTTTTACGTGCAGCACCCGATGCAGAAGATCGTCGGCGACCGCCTGCGGCCGGAAGGCAAGACCGATCCGTTCGGCGTCGAGGAGGCGCGCGCCCAGCTGCGCAGCGCCTACGCCATCATCGAACAGGACATGCAGTCGAGGACATGGGCGATGGGCGAGGCCTTCACGATGGCCGATTGCGCCGCCGCCCCGGCATTGTTCTATGCCAACAAGGTCGAGCCGTTCGGCGACAAATATCCGGCGGTGAGACGCTACCACGACCGGTTGCTGCAACGCCCGTCTGTCGCCCGCGTGATCGAGGAAGCGCAGCCCTATTTCAAGCTCTTCCCCTACAACAACGGCTAAGCCCGATGCTGCAGGATACCGCCCAGCTCGACCTGATGTTCCAGGCGCTCGCCGACCCGGCGCGGCGGCACATGGTGGAGCGGCTGTCGTGCGGCCCCGCTTCGGTAAGCCAGTTGGCCGAGCCGCTGGCGATGTCGCTGTCGGCAGTCGTCCAGCACCTGAACGTGCTCGAGGCGAGCGGTCTCGTCCGCACCGAAAAGCTCGGCCGGGTGCGCACCTGCCAGATCGAGCCGAAGGCGCTGAGGACCGCCGAACACTGGATCAAGGAACGGCGCCTGGCTTGGGAACAGCGGCTCGACCGACTCGGCGCCTTTCTCGCGGAAACCAAGGACGAAACCGAAGGAAACTGAGGAGGCCAACATGAGCGAACGCTCCGTCGTCCATTCGACCATAGTGCTCGAACGCAGCTACGACGCTTCGCCGGCGCGGGTGTTCGCCGCCTGGTCCGATCCCGCCGCATTGCAGCGCTGGGGCTCGCCCGGCGAGGGGTGGGAAAGCAGCATTGACTGCTTCGAGTTCCAGGTGGGCGGCATTGCGCTCAGCGGACCCAAGGGTGGCGAGAGTTATGTGAACGAGACGCGCTACCTCGACATAGTGCGCGACCAGCGCATCGTCTCGGCTGGTGGCATGACCAGCAGCGGCCAGCGATTGTTTGTCGGCCTGCTGACGGTTGAATTCAGTCCAGAAGGCACAGGCTGCCGGCTGGTGATGACCGAGCAAGGCGCCTTTCTTGACGGCCATGATCAGCCCGAAAACCATCAGGCTGGCTTGAGCCAGATGCTCGACAACCTGCGGGTGGAATGCGCGTGAGCGCCGCAGCCTGAGCCAAAGACCAGCAGAATCGGGAGGATAGTATGAAACTCTACTGCGGCATTGGTCCGAATTCCTACCGCGTTCGCATCTTCATGGCTGAGAAAGGCATCGACGTTCCGCGGGTTGAAGTCGACCTGACAAAAGGCGAGCACAAGGCGCCGCAATTCCTTGAGCTCAACTCACTAGGCCAGATTCCCGTGCTCGTGCTCGATCACGGGACGGTGATCACCGAAAGCATCGCCATCTGCCGCTATCTGGAGGCGCTTCATCCAACGCCGGCACTGTTCGGCTCAGACGCGGTCAGGCAAGGCAAGGTCGAGATGTGGAACCGCCGCGCCGAGATCGAGATCTTCGGAACGATTGGCAGCATTGCCCAGCATTCCGATCCCATGTTTGCGGAGCGTCTCGTGCAGTTCCCGGCTTTCGCCGAAACGCAGCGCGAAGCCGTTCCGGCAAAGTGGGCGTGGCTTGACCGCGAGATCGCCGATGGCCGCCCGTTCATCGCCGGCGACCAGTACTCCGTCGCCGACATCACCGCCGCCGTCGCAGCGTGGCTTGGCGCCTTCTTCGGAGCCGACATCCCGGACTCGCTCGTCAACGTCCATCATTGGCTCGACCGTGTTCAGAAACGTCCAAGCTGGAACGCTTAGGCCGAGGCCCGAGACTGTTTCAATGGGACGATATGCGGCTCAACGCCAAGCAGCTGAATCCTAAGGAGCTTTCGCCATGCCTGTCAAAAGCAGATCGGACCTGATCCGCAGTTACTTCGCCGCCTACCGGGCCAACGACCGCAGCGTCATCGAGGCGGTGCTGACAGGCGATTTCACCTTCACCAGCCCCTATGACGACGCCATCGGCCGCGCGACCTACTTTGCGCGCTGCTGGCCGAACAGCACGCTGTTCAAGTCGATCGCCGTCGAGAGGATTTGCGAGGACGGCAACGGTGCTTTCGTTCTCTATCGCTGCGAAACGCTCGACGGCAAGGTCTTCCGCAACACCGAATTGCATTCGTTCCAGGACGGTAGGCTGCACAGCGTCGAGGTCTATTTCGGCGCTACCTACAAGGACGGCGTTTTCGTCCCGCAACAACCATTGAGCTAGCTCATCGGCCTGCCGAGGAGGTATGACGGAGCAGTGTGCCTTTCTCGACAGCCATGATGATCTCGGCACCCGCAAGCAGCATGGCACGGGCGAGCTGCTCGACGCGCCTGGTGCGCTACTGGCAAAGATGCGACGGCGCATCTCAGTTTCCGGGCGAGCCAAGCTGCTCTGCATCCCAGAACTGGTCGAGCCAGATGTTGAGCTTCAGGAAGCCGGCATTGCTGACCGTATAGACGCGCTTTGTCCCTTCCGGCTTGGCGTTGACCAGTCCGGCATCGAGCAGCACCTTTAGATGCTGCGAAACAGCCGGGCGCGAGACCGGCAACCCGGCGGCCAGTTCGTTGACGGTCTTCGGGCCGCGCCGGAGCTCTTCCAAAAGATGGCGCCGGTTGGGATCGGCAATCGCCATGAAGGCGTCAGAAAACATCATGCCTTATTTGTGGGGCAAAGTTTTCTAAATCTCAACCGTTGGTTTCAGGCTTTCTGCGCGGATCGAGCCGCAATGCTTCCGGCGTGATCGAGCGCTCGGCCGGTTGCGTCTTGAAGGCGTCGCGGTCTTCGATCGGCACCGGCGCGCGCCGGCTGATGCGCAGCAGCGTATAGCCCGCCAGGCAAAGATGCGCGAATGCCGTCGCAAGGAACAGGCCTTCCGGCCGCATCCAGCCCATCAGGCCGGCGGCCAGCAGCGGCCCGATCATCGTGCCGAAACCATAGAGCAGCAGCAGGCCGCCCGACACCTTGACGAAATCCTCCGCCCGGGCGTGGTCGTTGGCATGGGCAACGGCGATCGAATACAGCGTATAGGCAAAAGCGCCGTAGGCGGCGGTGCAGACGATGACGAAGACGCCGGAGCGCGGCTCGAACAGGAAGACCGCGACGGCGAACAGCGCCGCGCCGAAGGCCAGGCCCGCCAGCACAAAGCGGCGGTCGGTCTTGTCGGAGAGACGCCCGGCCGGAAGTTGCATGGCGGCGCCGGCGACGACCACCAGACTCATCATCAGCGCGATCTCGGCCGTGGAAATGCCGATACGGGCGCCATAGACGGCACCAAGCGTGCCCCAGGCGCCGTTAGCGATGCCGATCAAAACGCAGGCGATCGCCGACACCGGCGAATTGACATAGAGCCCCTTGACGTCGAGCGAGACGTCCTGCAGCGGCTTGGGGTGCGAAGCCGTCGATACTGCGGTCGGAATGAGCGACAGGCAGAACAGGATACCGGTGATCATGAACAGCGAGGCCGACTTCACGTCGCCGCCGGCAACGATCATCTGGCCGCCCATGATCGAGGCATAGGTGACCATCATGTAAAGGCCGAAGACGGTGCCGCGGTTCTCGTTGGTGGACTTCTCGTTCAGCCAGCTTTCGATGACCATGAAGGCGCCGGCCATGGTGAAGCCGGTGAAGGCGCGCAGCAGGATCCAGACATATTCGTCGATGATCAGGCCGGTGAGCAGTGCGACGATGGCTCCCGATGCCGCAAAGGCGCCGAAAGCGCGTACGTGACCGGCGCGACGCACGAGGCGCGGCGCAAAGAAGCAGCCGGTGACGAAGCCGCCGGCCCAGGCCGTGCCCATCAGGCCGAGCGATGCGGTGGAGAAGCCTTCCAACTGGCCGCGCAGCGGCAACAGCAGCCCGTGCAGTCCGGTTGCCGCTAGCAGGAAAGCGGTGCCGCGAAGCAGCGAGAGGATCGGTCGGTAGCTTGCAAACATTTAGCTGATCCGGCTGG
This window harbors:
- a CDS encoding SRPBCC family protein, yielding MSERSVVHSTIVLERSYDASPARVFAAWSDPAALQRWGSPGEGWESSIDCFEFQVGGIALSGPKGGESYVNETRYLDIVRDQRIVSAGGMTSSGQRLFVGLLTVEFSPEGTGCRLVMTEQGAFLDGHDQPENHQAGLSQMLDNLRVECA
- a CDS encoding biosynthetic peptidoglycan transglycosylase, producing the protein MSGLAEPIVDHETEGLDMVRPKRGNRIGLKRWPRHWVRRGITVAVVLALMPVVLTFLYLPPFVHPVSTLMLKDLATFSGYDRRWVSIDDVAPALANSVIMSEDGQFCFHRGIDLGELRGVVDDALAGEMTRGASTITMQTVKNLYLWSRPLGSVRKVVELPLAVYVDMVMSKRRIMEIYLNIAEWGPGIYGIEAAAQHHFGVSAKRLSRRQAALLAVTLPNPIARNPAKPGPGLRRLAALIERRAGRSGAYVGCLR
- a CDS encoding glutathione S-transferase family protein; translated protein: MSLTMHLHPLASFCWKPLIALYENGTPFTSVVVDLGNEQSRAAFLKLSPAGKMPVLRDEALDRTVPESTIVIEYLNAYYPGPVELIPADIDLARQTRLADRFYDFYVQHPMQKIVGDRLRPEGKTDPFGVEEARAQLRSAYAIIEQDMQSRTWAMGEAFTMADCAAAPALFYANKVEPFGDKYPAVRRYHDRLLQRPSVARVIEEAQPYFKLFPYNNG
- a CDS encoding ArsR/SmtB family transcription factor: MLQDTAQLDLMFQALADPARRHMVERLSCGPASVSQLAEPLAMSLSAVVQHLNVLEASGLVRTEKLGRVRTCQIEPKALRTAEHWIKERRLAWEQRLDRLGAFLAETKDETEGN
- the rpmF gene encoding 50S ribosomal protein L32; this encodes MAVPKRKTSPSKRGMRRSADALKAPTYVEDKNSGEMRRPHHIDMKTGMYRGRQVLEPKES
- a CDS encoding nuclear transport factor 2 family protein, with product MPVKSRSDLIRSYFAAYRANDRSVIEAVLTGDFTFTSPYDDAIGRATYFARCWPNSTLFKSIAVERICEDGNGAFVLYRCETLDGKVFRNTELHSFQDGRLHSVEVYFGATYKDGVFVPQQPLS
- a CDS encoding class I SAM-dependent methyltransferase, which codes for MTDRLYSDPDLVQFYDIENEGGVDFYYCVGFAKHAGCVLDLGCGTGQLAAALADRRSVTGVDPAPAMLDIARRRAGGQRVDWVEADARNVRLGRRFDLVLLTGHAFQVFLTPEDREAVLRTIAAHLAPDGRFIFDTRNPAAEEWLEWTPERSERELSHPGLGTVRAWNDFRHDPATGVVTYSTHYQIPDSGRVLSAESKIAFPTKESLAQMLDQTGLVVEEWLGSWRGEPYAPTSPEIIPIGRLR
- a CDS encoding lytic transglycosylase domain-containing protein translates to MRRFPWATPILLGGLVLLGGLGWATAAHADPPRPAKQRLLDRVCNLIEAHADQNGLPKDFFARLIWKESRFDPNAVSPVGAEGIAQFMPGTAKIRGLANSFDIGQAIPASAKYLAEMKTGFGNLGLAAAAYNAGESRVSRWLSSGGFLPMETENYVLDIMGEPADRFTDTAYAGTIQPLDKKASFAVACRKLPVIKSQTVAMASINIKPWGVQVAGNFRRVAALNQWNGVKRRFPALLGGHNPVVSRVRSPIGRRGIYAVRIGADSKAKADNICQKLQSVGGACIVVRNR
- a CDS encoding winged helix-turn-helix transcriptional regulator — protein: MSIDRRSGCPINLSLEVFGDRWSLIILRDMIFGGKRHFRDLLNGSLERIASNILADRLKRLMELGMLTRADDPTHKQKAIYSLTEMAITLVPILAHLGAWGRVWLPVSEELSIRSELLEKGGPPMWEKFMDELRHEHLGTPSDTPPDATVRASLQAGYEAVVARKAPGAGCDPDA
- a CDS encoding polyprenyl synthetase family protein; its protein translation is MTKDDQIPFEAALVARTGPIEALLRRLLGDRPLSGEIERPQRLMEAMRHGVLNGGKRLRPFLVMESAALFSADGEAALRVAAALECVHCYSLIHDDLPAMDDDDLRRGQPTVHKAFDEATAILAGDALLALAFDIIADEATMLPAERRAALVLALARAAGAGGMVGGQMLDLEAERIRPDEAGIIRLQAMKTGALIRFACEAGAILAGAPAADRERLAEFGSAIGLAFQLADDLLDLTADAHQMGKATGKDAAAGKATLVALHGANWARDQLQGLVDQAHALLHPYGEDAVLLKQAAKFVAARNS
- a CDS encoding glutathione S-transferase family protein, which encodes MKLYCGIGPNSYRVRIFMAEKGIDVPRVEVDLTKGEHKAPQFLELNSLGQIPVLVLDHGTVITESIAICRYLEALHPTPALFGSDAVRQGKVEMWNRRAEIEIFGTIGSIAQHSDPMFAERLVQFPAFAETQREAVPAKWAWLDREIADGRPFIAGDQYSVADITAAVAAWLGAFFGADIPDSLVNVHHWLDRVQKRPSWNA
- a CDS encoding alpha/beta fold hydrolase, which encodes MMKAAEPEIASQTFGDPAHPSVLLIMGAMASMLWWPEAFCRTLAGKGLFVIRYDNRDTGRSIKYAAGEPPYKFDDMADDAIRVLDGHGVAKAHVVGMSMGGMIAQLVALKYPSRVASLTAISTSPVGIDTSHLPGTTEAYTKHSAEGAKVDWSDRAQVVDFIVKDAHAIAGTAHPFDEKRTRAFVEQDYDRSGGFLSATNHFMLKGGEDWKGRLGQMTAPLLVIHGTEDPIFPVEHGAALAEAVAGARLVRIEGGGHELHPDDWAAIVDAIVAHSQAQISAEPDLDTPSAIVK
- a CDS encoding LysR family transcriptional regulator, whose translation is MGVFLSVVEEGDFSAAARRLRMTPSAVSKIVGRLESRLGVRLLQRSTRRISLTAEGSTYADSARRILNDIKEAEIAIQPGAEPRGRLRVSLPSAFGHRLIVPLLPAFIDRYPAIELELMFTDAIVDLLAEETDVAVRVAAQSDSRLVVRRLAPNHRVICASARYLEKHGTPMTPGDLQHHTCLGITSRGGLNIWEFDGPEGPQSMRIRSPIEANSTEALRRLALAGVGIIRMSEILVGPDIRVGRLTALLTEYNHHDGPPICAVYPPGRILSPRVRVFVDFLAEQFTNPPWLHGAP
- a CDS encoding ArsR/SmtB family transcription factor, whose amino-acid sequence is MMFSDAFMAIADPNRRHLLEELRRGPKTVNELAAGLPVSRPAVSQHLKVLLDAGLVNAKPEGTKRVYTVSNAGFLKLNIWLDQFWDAEQLGSPGN